From a single Ciconia boyciana chromosome 4, ASM3463844v1, whole genome shotgun sequence genomic region:
- the LOC140651454 gene encoding uncharacterized protein: MSGSLLRSLWLRPVRPPLLPLLASEGLWRRSWVAYSTKEESAARPVGRYPVPNKKDMPYDIVELMEEVEMKTGFLPNVFKAMSHRPAEFRAFFAYYNAIMNKDTGRLSKADKELIIVATSVVNRCPYCVVAHGALHRIYSKQPALADQVIVNWKLADLSDRDLAMLEFALAVCRADNITEEHFQKLEKHGFDREDAWDIGMISAFFAMSNRIAHYIDLRPNKEFYTMGRTPRGQEKEEAEHA; encoded by the exons ATGAGCGGCTCCCTGCTGCGCAGCCTGTGGCTGCGCCCCGTCCGCCCGCCT cttCTGCCTCTCCTAGCCTCAGAGGGACTGTGGAGGCGGTCCTGGGTGGCATACAGCACCAAGGAAGAGAGCGCTGCAAGACCTGTTGGGCGGTACCCGGTACCCAATAAGAAGGACATGCCATATGACATCGTGGAGCTCATGGAGGAAGTAGAAATGAAG ACTGGATTTCTCCCCAATGTGTTCAAAGCCATGTCTCACCGACCTGCTGAATTCAGAGCTTTTTTTGCTTATTACAACGCCATTATGAACAAAGACACAG GGCGACTCAGCAAGGCAGACAAAGAGCTCATAATTGTGGCTACAAGTGTTGTGAATAGGTGTCCCTACTGTGTGGTTGCACATGGAGCACTTCATCGGATATATTCCAAGCAGCCAGCGCTGGCTGACCAG GTCATTGTGAACTGGAAACTGGCTGACCTGAGTGACCGGGACCTGGCAATGCTGGAGTTTGCTCTTGCAGTCTGTCGAGCTGATAACATCACTGAAGAGCATTTCCAGAAGCTGGAGAAGCATGGTTTTGACCGTGAAGATGCCTGGGACATAGGcatgatttctgctttttttgctaTGTCTAATCGCATAGCTCATTATATTGACCTGCGCCCAAACAAGGAATTCTACACCATGGGCAGGACGCCCCGTggacaggagaaggaggaagctGAGCATGCCTGA
- the TRMT10B gene encoding tRNA methyltransferase 10 homolog B isoform X2, translated as MAAGGPDVGCPLAESEGEAAVACEALRLLRIEPSAVGPGTGRAGGAARCSRNVLRKRRRWERVLAAKRRKRRQERERSRARRAEDPGAASRDGRRAPAALARERLLEARASGPRLCVDLGVADRMTQKMDTTQESYLDLFPLDAIVYLTPDSENVLEDIDPNKVYVLGGLVDESIHKKLTLQRAQEQSLQTARLPIREYMVKTVNTKNYHSETLAVNQVFDVLSTYYETRSWPAALKAGVSSGKGYVLPDGVK; from the exons ATGGCGGCCGGCGGCCCCGATGTCGGCTGCCCGTTAGCGGAGTCTGAGGGGGAGGCGGCGGTAGCCTGCGAGGCCCTCCGTCTGCTGCGGATCGAGCCCTCGGCCGTCGGCCCCGGcacggggcgggcgggcggcgcggcgcggtgTTCG AGGAACGTGCTGCGGAAGCGGAGGCGCTGGGAGCGGGTCCTGGCGGCGAAGAGGAGGAAGCGGCGGCAGGAGCgggagaggagcagggcccGGCGGGCTGAGGACCCAG GGGCTGCTAGCCGGGACGGTCGGAGGGCCCCGGCCGCCCTCGCGAGGGAACGCCTTCTGGAGGCCAGGGCGTCGGGGCCCCGGCTCTGTGTGGACCTCGGTGTGGCCGACCGCATGACGCAGAAG ATGGATACAACTCAAGAAAGTTACCTGGACCTGTTTCCTTTAGATGCAATTGTTTATCTCACTCCTGACTCTGAGaatg TCCTTGAAGATATTGATCCAAATAAAGTGTATGTCCTTGGAGGCCTGGTGGATGAAAGTATTCACAAG AAGCTGACTCTGCAAAGGGCACAGGAGCAGTCCTTGCAAACAGCCCGCCTCCCCATTCGTGAGTACATGGTGAAAACCGTTAACACCAAGAACTACCACTCGGAGACGCTGGCAGTTAATCAAG TTTTTGATGTCTTATCAACTTACTATGAGACCCGAAGCTGGCCAGCAGCCTTGAAAGCTGgagtttcttctggaaaaggCTATGTGCTACCAGATGGAGTGAAATAA
- the TRMT10B gene encoding tRNA methyltransferase 10 homolog B isoform X1, producing MAAGGPDVGCPLAESEGEAAVACEALRLLRIEPSAVGPGTGRAGGAARCSRNVLRKRRRWERVLAAKRRKRRQERERSRARRAEDPGAASRDGRRAPAALARERLLEARASGPRLCVDLGVADRMTQKETSRLASQIRRLYGANRRAEKPFWLCLTEFVVGSLIYEECFRMNDGFSNYLMDTTQESYLDLFPLDAIVYLTPDSENVLEDIDPNKVYVLGGLVDESIHKKLTLQRAQEQSLQTARLPIREYMVKTVNTKNYHSETLAVNQVFDVLSTYYETRSWPAALKAGVSSGKGYVLPDGVK from the exons ATGGCGGCCGGCGGCCCCGATGTCGGCTGCCCGTTAGCGGAGTCTGAGGGGGAGGCGGCGGTAGCCTGCGAGGCCCTCCGTCTGCTGCGGATCGAGCCCTCGGCCGTCGGCCCCGGcacggggcgggcgggcggcgcggcgcggtgTTCG AGGAACGTGCTGCGGAAGCGGAGGCGCTGGGAGCGGGTCCTGGCGGCGAAGAGGAGGAAGCGGCGGCAGGAGCgggagaggagcagggcccGGCGGGCTGAGGACCCAG GGGCTGCTAGCCGGGACGGTCGGAGGGCCCCGGCCGCCCTCGCGAGGGAACGCCTTCTGGAGGCCAGGGCGTCGGGGCCCCGGCTCTGTGTGGACCTCGGTGTGGCCGACCGCATGACGCAGAAG gAGACAAGCCGCCTCGCCTCCCAGATCAGGAGACTCTATGGGGCAAACAGGCGGGCCGAGAAGCCGTTTTGGCTCTGTCTGACGGAGTTTGTGGTGGGCTCGTTGATCTATGAGGAGTGTTTTCGCATGAATGACGGCTTCTCCAATTATTTG ATGGATACAACTCAAGAAAGTTACCTGGACCTGTTTCCTTTAGATGCAATTGTTTATCTCACTCCTGACTCTGAGaatg TCCTTGAAGATATTGATCCAAATAAAGTGTATGTCCTTGGAGGCCTGGTGGATGAAAGTATTCACAAG AAGCTGACTCTGCAAAGGGCACAGGAGCAGTCCTTGCAAACAGCCCGCCTCCCCATTCGTGAGTACATGGTGAAAACCGTTAACACCAAGAACTACCACTCGGAGACGCTGGCAGTTAATCAAG TTTTTGATGTCTTATCAACTTACTATGAGACCCGAAGCTGGCCAGCAGCCTTGAAAGCTGgagtttcttctggaaaaggCTATGTGCTACCAGATGGAGTGAAATAA